In the genome of Raphanus sativus cultivar WK10039 chromosome 4, ASM80110v3, whole genome shotgun sequence, one region contains:
- the LOC108849120 gene encoding BURP domain protein RD22 has translation MAIRLPLICLLVSVTAIAADLTPERYWNSALPNTPIPNSLRHLFTSDYTDEKSTNVQVGKGGVKVYTGKSKPGGGTAVNVGKGGVHVNTGKGKGTHVSVSGGKSHGGGVGVHTGKPGKRTDVGVGKGGVIVHTRHKGKPVYVGVKPGPNPFVYNYAASETQLHDDPKAALFFLEKDMVPGKAMNLRFNAEDGYDGKTAFLPREEAETVPFGSEKFSEILNTFSVKPGSEEAEMMKKTIEECEAKRVGGEEKYCATSLESMVDFSVSKLGKDHVRAVSTEVAEKNAPMQKYRIAAGGVKKLSDDKSVVCHKQKYPFAVFYCHKAMMTSVYAVPLEGENGLRAKAVAVCHKNTSAWNPNHLAFKVLKVKPGSVPVCHFLPETHVVWFSY, from the exons ATGGCGATTCGTCTTCCTTTGATATGTCTTCTTGTTTCAGTCACGGCCATTGCGGCTGATTTAACACCGGAGCGTTATTGGAACTCTGCCTTACCAAACACTCCCATCCCAAACTCTCTCCGCCATCTTTTTACCTCAG ATTATACCGACGAGAAAAGCACCAACGTCCAAGTAGGTAAAGGAGGCGTAAAGGTTTACACCGGGAAAAGTAAGCCTGGTGGAGGAACCGCCGTGAACGTTGGAAAAGGAGGTGTACATGTGAACACCGGGAAGGGTAAGGGAACCCACGTGAGCGTTAGCGGCGGAAAAAGTCACGGCGGAGGCGTAGGCGTCCACACCGGGAAACCAGGAAAGAGAACCGACGTAGGAGTTGGCAAAGGGGGCGTTATAGTGCACACGCGCCACAAGGGCAAGCCGGTCTACGTGGGCGTGAAACCAGGACCAAACCCATTTGTGTATAACTATGCAGCAAGCGAGACTCAGCTCCACGACGATCCCAAAGCGGCTCTCTTCTTCTTGGAGAAAGACATGGTTCCCGGAAAAGCTATGAACCTCAGGTTTAATGCTGAGGACGGTTACGACGGCAAAACTGCGTTCTTGCCACGTGAAGAGGCGGAAACGGTGCCGTTCGGGTCTGAGAAGTTCTCGGAGATCTTGAACACGTTCTCGGTGAAACCTGGTTCGGAAGAAGCTGAGATGATGAAGAAAACGATTGAGGAGTGTGAAGCGAAAAGAGTCGGTGGAGAGGAGAAGTATTGTGCTACGTCTTTGGAGTCTATGGTTGATTTTAGCGTTTCTAAACTTGGCAAAGATCACGTCCGTGCTGTCTCCACTGAG GTGGCTGAGAAGAATGCACCGATGCAAAAGTACAGAATCGCAGCGGGTGGGGTAAAGAAGTTATCAGACGATAAGTCAGTGGTGTGTCACAAACAGAAGTACCCGTTCGCGGTTTTCTACTGCCACAAAGCGATGATGACGAGCGTTTACGCGGTTCCACTCGAAGGAGAGAACGGGTTGCGGGCTAAAGCGGTCGCGGTATGCCACAAGAACACCTCAGCGTGGAACCCAAACCACTTGGCTTTTAAAGTCCTTAAGGTGAAGCCTGGGAGTGTTCCGGTCTGCCACTTCCTCCCTGAGACCCATGTTGTTTGGTTCAGCTACTAG
- the LOC108850234 gene encoding uncharacterized protein LOC108850234, translating into MANPWFPSNSASALSPSLLTPGDSRLLAPPDPPDLDPNNPLSLAHSASKSSCPSFTPSLSVGMSKNSTSVASRSTFSGSRNTVHEPLNFKILPPKSSSPIQTNRASSSAPPPPNSLRPSQNPVLPSNPNPKINPSLPSDPASTPSLNPSIVSNHALNPAPASLNPYSSTSLPSSAPSIAEKIRKSVDKSLRRRAPISSSESGRPRVFIPESVFQKGAELHKDFIICYFNGRPPPFKHIQNVLNSLWGKGSRVEIHSNPLSRSMLVRIPSDYLRLKILEKRVWYIGDSMFQAVQWTSTASSSSPPLQSIQIWAHLQGIPLDLRHEEGLSLIAGLVGEPKETDDFTLNLVSLTMSHVKVAVDLTHPLPTVVEFTRQSGDVVEVAVSYPWVPPTCSHCKELGHIMKNCLLLPPPEKQNTQKQKGKAPASSATPSKNQSTPKPKEKDSVNLASSSAAPSPAPPPVPPLNPLPSQKPLPFVPPPSPPPKLSPSPPLLPLPNPPPTPPSLPLSIPPQLSFSSPPSPPDYPKKRPRPSSSQSYPSFTAQLNSFSTPQLLFGPLPLPALPPPPSSSFDSNPFAILATHGPLPREEVID; encoded by the exons ATGGCGAACCCCTGGTTCCCTTCAAACAGTGCTTCCGCCTTGTCTCCTTCGCTTCTCACCCCTGGTGACAGTCGCCTCCTCGCCCCTCCTGACCCCCCTGACCTTGACCCTAATAACCCTCTTTCCCTAGCTC ATTCAGCTTCTAAGAGCTCGTGTCCTTCCTTTACTCCTTCCCTCTCTGTAGGGATGTCTAAAAACTCAACTTCAGTTGCTTCTAGATCTACATTTTCTGGATCTAGAAACACTGTTCATGAACCACTAAACTTCAAAATCCTCCCTCCTAAAAGTTCTTCTCCTATCCAAACTAACAGAGCATCCTCCTCTGCTCCTCCCCCTCCTAATTCGTTGAGACCCTCTCAGAATCCCGTTCTCCCCtcaaaccctaaccctaaaatCAACCCCTCTCTTCCCTCGGACCCTGCCTCTACCCCATCTCTTAACCCTTCCATAGTCTCTAATCATGCTCTTAACCCTGCCCCTGCTAGCTTAAACCCCTACTCTTCCACCTCCCTTCCCAGTTCTGCTCCCTCAATTGCAGAAAAAATTCGCAAGTCTGTAGATAAGTCTCTGCGTAGACGAGCCCCGATTTCTTCCTCAGAGTCTGGTCGTCCCCGTGTCTTCATTCCGGAGAGTGTCTTCCAGAAAGGTGCTGAACTCCATAAAGACTTCATTATATGTTATTTCAACGGGCGGCCTCCTCCATTCAAACACATCCAGAATGTCTTGAATAGTCTTTGGGGTAAAGGCTCGCGTGTAGAGATACACTCTAACCCTCTGTCTCGCTCAATGCTTGTTAGAATCCCCTCTGACTACTTGAGGCTGAAGATACTTGAGAAACGAGTCTGGTATATTGGAGACTCGATGTTCCAAGCAGTCCAGTGGACGTCCacagcatcttcttcttccccgCCTCTGCAGTCGATCCAGATTTGGGCGCACTTGCAAGGCATTCCACTAGACCTGCGACATGAAGAAGGGCTCAGTTTGATTGCAGGTTTAGTTGGTGAACCTAAGGAAACAGATGATTTTACATTAAACTTGGTGAGCCTCACTATGTCTCATGTAAAAGTGGCGGTTGATCTCACGCATCCTTTGCCAACGGTGGTGGAATTTACTCGTCAGTCTGGTGATGTGGTGGAGGTAGCTGTCTCCTACCCTTGGGTCCCCCCAACTTGCTCTCATTGTAAGGAACTCGGCCATATCATGAAAAACTGTCTGTTGTTGCCTCCGCCTGAAAAACAGAACACGcagaaacaaaaaggaaaagctCCTGCTTCTTCTGCTACTCCCTCAAAGAACCAGTCTACTCCCAAACCCAAGGAGAAGGATTCTGTCaaccttgcttcttcttctgctgctcCTTCTCCCGCTCCCCCTCCTGTCCCTCCTCTAAATCCTTTGCCTTCTCAAAAGCCTCTTCCTTTTGTCCCTCCCCCTTCCCCTCCCCCTAAGCTATCCCCTTCTCCTCCTCTCCTCCCATTACCTAACCCTCCTCCTACCCCTCCATCCCTACCCCTCTCCATCCCTCCTCAATTATCTTTTTCCTCTCCACCCTCTCCACCTGATTACCCAAAGAAAAGACCCCGCCCAAGCTCCTCCCAATCCTACCCTTCCTTCACTGCTCAGCTAAATTCTTTTTCCACCCCTCAGCTTCTTTTTGGTCCCTTGCCTTTGCCTGcccttcctcctcctccctccAGTTCTTTTGACTCAAATCCTTTTGCTATTTTGGCTACTCACGGTCCTCTTCCCCGGGAAGAGGTCATTGATTAA